From a region of the Pogona vitticeps strain Pit_001003342236 chromosome 7, PviZW2.1, whole genome shotgun sequence genome:
- the LOC110083282 gene encoding C-C motif chemokine 3 produces MSLSRHPGHFQEIPALLDQGALRYKEGAMGRCSVWSKGELLKDHPRLASATSPEIPTAATAFSPSRATMHSSVAVVAVLLITSPFIHFQAEAHADPSLCCFTYAKRQVPRKLLVSFEYANSMCPKPAIIFITKENRRICADPQADWAKSYIEFLQNKRN; encoded by the exons ATGTCACTGAGCAGGCATCCGGGTCACTTCCAAGAAATCCCCGCCCTTCTTGATCAAGGCGCCCTCCGATATAAAGAGGGAGCGATGGGCCGATGCTCAGTGTGGAGCAAAGGAGAGCTTCTGAAAGATCACCCCCGGCTTGCTTCTGCTACCTCGCCAGAGATCCCCACCGCTGCCACCGCCTTCTCACCTTCAAGAGCCACCATGCATTCCTCCGTGGCTGTCGTGGCCGTCCTGCTGATCACCTCTCCTTTCATCCACTTCCAGGCTGAAGCCCATGCTG ACCCCAGCCTCTGCTGCTTCACGTACGCAAAGAGACAAGTTCCTCGGAAACTCCTGGTCTCCTTCGAATATGCAAACTCCATGTGCCCAAAGCCGGCTATCAT ATTTATTACAAAAGAAAACAGGCGGATCTGCGCCGATCCCCAGGCAGACTGGGCCAAGAGCTACATCGAATTTCTCCAGAATAAAAGAAACTGA
- the LOC110083283 gene encoding C-C motif chemokine 5-like, producing MRLSVAALAVCLLVASFSLALAAPYGLDTSPCCSRHTQANITRHHVKSHFYTSSKCPLASVVFIFKKGRQACADPKAEWVQTLVKSLSTE from the exons ATGAGACTCTCTGTGGCTGCCCTCGCCGTCTGCCTGCTGGTGGCTTCCTTCTCCCTGGCTCTCGCTGCCCCAT ATGGTCTCGACACCTCGCCCTGTTGCTCCAGGCACACGCAGGCCAACATTACAAGGCATCACGTGAAGAGCCATTTCTACACCAGCTCCAAATGTCCCCTGGCATCCGTTGT GTTTATATTCAAGAAAGGCAGGCAAGCCTGCGCTGATCCGAAAGCCGAGTGGGTCCAGACCCTCGTGAAGTCCCTCTCCACAGAATGA